One Bufo gargarizans isolate SCDJY-AF-19 chromosome 3, ASM1485885v1, whole genome shotgun sequence DNA segment encodes these proteins:
- the LOC122931265 gene encoding keratin, type II cytoskeletal 59 kDa, component IV-like, which translates to MIQRMRSEIESTKKHIESMKAAAVKAEERGERALKDAKQKMAELKAALQKAKEDQARLLRDYQELFNVKLALDIEIATYRQMLQGEEERMSGEVVSNVTICKYSSPL; encoded by the exons ATGATCCAGAGGATGAGGTCTGAGATCGAGAGCACGAAGAAGCAT ATTGAATCTATGAAAGCCGCCGCTGTTAAGGCTGAGGAACGTGGTGAGCGTGCTCTGAAAGATGCCAAACAGAAGATGGCTGAACTTAAAGCTGCATTACAGAAGGCCAAAGAAGACCAGGCCCGTCTTCTGCGTGACTACCAGGAGCTCTTCAACGTGAAACTTGCTCTTGACATCGAAATTGCCACttacagacaaatgctgcaaggAGAAGAGGAAAG AATGTCTGGAGAAGTTGTCAGCAATGTCACCATCTGTAAGTATAGCTCACCATTGTGA